GCTGAATGCATGCCTGGACATGATCAAGCCGGGAATTGCCTGTGAGGAAATTGAAGAAACGTGGAGAAAGACGATCCACAAAAGCGGCATTGTTAAAGAATCGCGGCTTGGCTATGCGATGGGACTTAATTATCCACCGGACTGGGGTGAGCACACGGCAAGCATCCGGAAAGGAGACCGAACCATTCTGCAGCCGAATATGACCTTCCACCTCATCCCCGGAATCTGGCTTGATCAATACGGCTTTGAGGCCAGCGAATCTTTCCGGGTAACTGCGAACGGCTGTGAAGCCTTTGCTTCAATGCCAAGACAACTGTTTATCAAAGATGGAGTGCTGGAAACGAACATGAACTAAAAGGGGTGAAGAGAAAAATGTATATTTTCACAGAGCAGGAATTGAAGCAGCATATCTCATTAAACCTGGACGCTCTTTCCGTTGTTGAAGAAGGCTTTTCTTACCTAGCCGAAGATAAAGTAACCATGCCGCCCATCATGCGGGTTGATGTTCATGATCATAACGGAGAAGTGGACGTGAAAACCGCCTATGTCGAAGGGAAAGACATGTTTGCGATTAAAGTGTCTTCTGGATTTTTTAACAATTACCAGATCGGCCTGCCGAGCGGAAGCGGACTGATGATGCTCATCAGTGCAAAAACAGGTGTGCCGCAGGCGATCTTGCTTGATAACGGTTATCTTACCGATATTCGTACGGCTGCCGCCGGTGCTATTGCTGCTAAATATCTATCAAGAGAAAAGATACAAACCGTTGGCGTGATCGGCTCAGGAAGCCAGGCGAGATACCAGGTAAAAGCCTTGCGGCTAGTAAGGGACTTTCAAGAGGTGCTCGTCTATGGTCGGTCAGTTGAACGGGCGACGGCCTATGCAGAGGAAATGTCAGCTGAGCTTGGGATTGAGGTCAAAGCGGTCGAAAGCGCAGAGGCGGTTGTACGTAACAGTGATCTCGTCATTACAACTACGCCGGCAAAGGAACCGGTGATTAAAGCAGAATGGCTCCATCCAGGAATTCATATTACAGCGATGGGATCGGACGCCGAGCACAAGCAGGAACTCGAGGCTGAAGTATTGGCACAGGCCGGCCGGCTTGTTTGCGACACCATCGCTCAATGTGAGCGGTTAGGCGAACTTCATCATGCATATGATCGAGGACTTTTATCCCGTGAACAACCTATCGTTGAGCTCGGGGAGCTGACTTCGCAAAAAACAGTAGGCCGGCAGGATGAAGAACAGATTACGATCTGTGACTTAACCGGAACAGGAGTACAGGATACCGCCATCGCTTTGTTTGCTTTTCAAGAAATGTTGAAACGAGGACTTGGTTTGGAAATAGAAAACAAAGAAGCAGCCTTAAAAAATTAACGAGGAGTGATCACATGACAAATCAAAACGTAAAAGCAGGCACGAAGTCCGTGTGGGCAGGGGAAAAAGAGTATTTGGTGCACGGTGCCACCCAGGTGCCGGTCGTTCTAAGTGTAGCGTATGGCTACGACGATATGGATGATTGGTATGACGTCGCCATCGGGAAGAAAAAAGGGCATATATACGGACGAAACACAAATCCGACGGTCCAGGCTTTTGAAGACAAAGTAAAAATTCTCGAAGGAGCCGAATCAGCTACGAGTTTTTCAACAGGAATGGCAGCGATCAGCAATACACTTTCTACTTTTTTAGTGCCTGGTGACCGGATCGTCTCCATCAAGGATACCTATGGCGGAACCAATAAAATATTCACAGAATTCCTCCCCCGGCAGCAGATCGAGGTTGCGTTATGTGAAACGGGCAACCATGAACAGATTGAAAAAGAAGTAGCAAAAGGCTGCAGTATTCTGTATTTGGAAACACCAACCAATCCAACGGTTAAAATTACAGACATTGAGAGGATGGCCAAAGCAGGACGTGAAGCGGGTGCGTTAGTGGTAGTTGACAATACGTTCGGAACACCGATCAACCAGAATCCGCTCGCTTTGGGAGCAGATCTTGTCATCCATAGTGCGACCAAATTTTTGGGAGGACATGCCGATGCGCTTGGAGGCGTAGTATGCGGTTCGGGGGAATTGGTGGAAAAAATCTATCATTTCCGTGAAATCAACGGAGCAACGATGGATCCGATGGCTGCTTACCTCATCTTAAGGGGGATGAAAACCCTTCAGCTGCGTGTTCGCCAGCAAGGTGAAAATGCAATGGAGCTTGCTAAATTCCTCCAAACGCAAGACTTGGTAGAAGGAGTTTATTATCCTGGACTTGAAACACATCCAAACCATGAAATTGCGAAAAAGCAGATGAAGGGATTTGGCGGAATGCTCAGCTTTGCAGTAAAGGGAGGGGTCGAAACGGTCAGAGATCTGCTTCCCAAATTGCAATTTGCTAACCGTGCGGCCAATCTTGGCGCAGTAGAAACAACCGTCGGCCCTGCACGTACGACAAGCCACGTGGAATGTACACCGGAAGAACGGGCGGCGATGGGAATTCCTGAAGGATTGATCCGCATCTCCTGCGGCATAGAGGACATCGAAGATATTATTGCAGACTTTGAGCAGGCTTTTCAACATGTGGAAAATGCTTTAAAAGTCTAAAAGATAGCAAGTGTGTTTGAGGAGATGAATGACAAATGGCAAATCATCAGTTTGTTGCTGCTTCGGTAAAAGGGTTGAATGAAAAATTGATTGCATGGAGGCGGCAGATCCATCAAAATCCTGAACTCAGTTTTCAGGAATTTGAAACGTCAAGCCTGGTGGCAGAAACATTAAGGCGGATTCCCGGAATGAAAACGGAGATCGGAGTGGGTGTTCCCACTGGTGTTGTAGGAACCCTTACCTCAGGGGAAGGACCGGTCATCGCCATCCGCGCAGACATGGATGCCTTACCCATTCAAGAGAAAAATGCAATTGGTTACAAATCCGGGAACGAGGGTGTGATGCATGCTTGCGGTCATGATGCCCATACGTCCATCCTGCTGGGGGTTGCCAGCCTTCTGGCAGATGCATTTGAACGGGGAGATATACAGGGTACGGTAAAATTTGTTTTTCAGCCGGCCGAAGAAAGCATTGATGAACACGGACTGTCAGGTTCTCCATATATGGTTCAGGCAGGAGCCTATGATGAAGCAGATGCAGCCATAGCCCTCCATATGTGCCCTTGGCTTCCAGCTGGTGCTATTCAAGTGAACGATGGCTACAGCATGGCCAATGTTGATGTGTTCCAGGGCAAAATTTATGGAACAGGAGGACACGGTGCTTATCCTGAACAGGGAGCCGACCCCATTTGGATGCTGGGGCCTGTCATGCAGGCACTGCATGGCATTGTGGCACGGAAAGTATCGGCAATGGAGTCAGCCGTGATCAGCATAGGTGAGATCCATGCGGGTTCGGCAAGCAATATTATTCCTACCGAGGTATCCATATCGGGAACGATTCGCAGCTATTCACCTGAAATACGCGGCATGCTCGCCTCAGAATTGGAAAAGGCGTTTTCGATTGTACAGCCTCTAGGTGGGGAGTACTCTTTCAAAGTAGACCGGGGCGAGCCTGCGCTGAAGAATCATAAAACCATCAACAAGTGGTTTATGGAGGCGGCAAGAGAGCTTTATCCCGAAATCACGATTAAAAGAGGCCCGTTTGGAATGGGCGGAGAAGATTTTGGATATGTAACACAGAAAACGCCGGGTGCCATGTTCTTTCTGGGATGTGCCGAGCAAGGACAAGACCAGAGAGATTTGCACACTCCATTTTTTGATATAAATGAAGACTGCCTGCCAATCGGGACAGCGATTCTAGCACAGACAGCTATAAAGTATTTAAAAGGCGAGGTATTCCTGCCGAGCCGTGAAAAGGTGGAGGTAGACACATATGGCACATAAACTTGCTTTTATTGGGTTTGGAACAGTCGGCCAGGGATTGGCTGAAATTCTAAGGGACAAGCACGAACATTTAAAGGCTAAAGAGCATTTTGAAGCTGAAATTGTGGCTATCTCTGATTTTAACAAAGGTTCAATCTATCACCCAAACGGTCTGAACATTAATACGGTTTTACAAGTGCTGCGGGAGACTGGAAATCTGGAAAACTACCCGCCGGCCCCTGGCCTCGTGACCGGCTGGGACAGCCTAAGGACCATTCGTGAAACTAATGCGGATAGCATTATTGAGGTTTCGTATACCGATGTACGTACAGGACAGCCGGCCATCGATCATTGCCGGACGGCATTCTTGGCGAAAAAAAATGTGGTCATGACCAATAAGGGCCCGGTTGCATTGGCGTATAAAGAGCTTTCTGAATTGGCAAAAGAGGAAGGGGTGTACTGGGGATTTGAAGGAACCGTCATGAGCGGAACCCCTTCATTAAGGATGCCTGCTGCCGCTTTGGCGGGGAATGAGATTACAGAAATTCGGGGCATCTTAAACGGTACTACCAATTTTATCTTAACCAAAATGGAAGAAGAGGGAGTAACGTATGAGGAAGCGTTGAAGGAAGCCCAAAAACTGGGTTATGCAGAAGCCGATCCAACCAGTGATGTTGAGGGCTATGATGCGCGATATAAGATTACCATTCTGTCAAACTATGTGATGAATGAACCTTTGCTGGTAGAAGAAGTATCATGCCGGGGGATTACAGATCTCACCCTGACGGATATTGAAGAGGCAAAAGCCGAAGGGAAACGGTGGAAACTGCTGGCCAAAGCTCGTAAAGAAAACGGGAAAGTTAATGCTTCTATCGCTCCTGAAAAGATCGATATGACTGATCCACTTGCTTCCATCAGCGGAGCTGTAAACGCCATTGCTTATGATTGTGATCTCTTAGGAACTGTTACGCTAAGCGGAGCAGGTGCAGGTAAGGTTGAAACAGGCTTTTCCTTGTTAATCGATTTAATTAACATTGATCGCGAAAAAAAACTCGTAAACATTTAAACAGTGGAAGGCGGGGATGTTGATGACGACTCAGGTTGCTGGCCAAAAGATGTTTTTAGCAGGAAAATGGGTACACCGTGATAGAACCATTGAGGTTCGGGACCCGCAGGATAACAGAATGATAGACACTGTTCCTGCAGCTTCAAGAGAAGATATGCTGGCTTGTATTGAGCACGCAAAAGAAGGAGCAAAGATTGCCGCCGCCATGCCGGTGTATGAACGGATGGCTGTCATTCATAAAGCGGCAGACTACATTGAAGCCAATAAAGAAAAGTACGCTTTGACCATTGCGAAGGAAGGCAGCAAGACGATTCGTGAAGCTGCTAAAGAAACCGAAAGATGCATTCAGACCCTCCGTATCAGTGCAGAAGAGGCAAGAAGGATTCAGGGGGAGACCATTCCCTTTGACCAAATGGAAGGGAACAACAACCGGGTCGGCTACTATCAGCGTTTTCCAATTGGAATCATTGGCGCGATCACTCCATTTAATGACCCCCTGAACCTGGTCGCCCATAAAGTAGGGCCGGCAATTGCTTCAGGAAACGCTATCATCGTAAAGCCGGCAACGGTCACTCCGCTAAGTGCGCTGCTGCTTGCTGAGGCATTTGCCCATGGGGGGCTGCCTACAAAAGTATTGTCCGTCATTACGGGACATGGAAGCGAGATCGGAGATGTTCTTGTCACTCACCCAGCCATTCGGATGATTTCCTTTACAGGAGGAGTAGAGGCTGGAGAAGAGATTGTAAGAAAAGCCGGCTTAAAAAAGGTGAGTATGGAACTCGGCTCTAATTCTCCGGTTATTGTTCTGGAAGATGCGGACTTGCATGATGCCGTTGAATCCACAGTCTCCGGGGCCTATTGGGCAGCCGGCCAAAACTGCCTGAGTGTGCAGAGAATCTATGTGCAGCAGAGCATTATGTCCGATTTTGAAAGGTCGTTTGTTAAGCGAACAAAACAGTATATCGTAGGCGATAAGCTGTCAGAGCTTACCGATATAGGTCCGCTAATCACTGAAAAGGAGGCGATTCGTGTAGAGAGTCTTGTGAACGAAGCCGTTGATAAAGGCGCTGAACTGCTGACAGGAGGCAAGCGTAATCAAGCGTTTTATTCTCCGACCGTTCTAAAGAATATTCCCGATGACAGCACGATTGCAAAAGAAGAAATTTTTGGCCCGGTTGTACTCCTATACGCTGTTGCGGATGTGGATGAGGCCATTGATAAATCCAATGAAGTAAGCTACGGGCTGCAGGCAGGTATTTTTACAAAAAACATTGATAAAGCTCAAAAAGCGATTGCCAGGATGGATGTAGGAGGCATCATGATCAACGACAGCAGTGACTACCGAATCGATGCCATGCCGTTTGGCGGGGTGAAGAAGTCAGGCTTGGGACGGGAAGGCATTAAATTTGCGATACAAGAAATGACAGAACCAAAAGTCGTTTGTTATAAACTATCTAACTGAAAAGAGATGAGTGAGAAAACAAGCAAGATTTACGGTATTAAGAGGAGGTACGATGTGGAAAGAGGACAAATAGAAAAGCTGACCAAAGAGGATATCACAGTTGTTGACAATAAAATTGCGAAAAAATCAATATTTGGAACATCCCTTGGCAATGCCATGGAGTGGTTTGATTTTGGCATCTATTCCTACTTAGCGGTTACGATTGGTAAAGTATTTTTCCCTGAAATCGATCCTTCTGCCCAGTTAATCTATGCTTTTGCCACGTTTGCGGTGGCATTTATCGCGAGGCCGATCGGCGGTATAGTGTTTGGAATGATGGGTGACCGTTTAGGCCGAAAGAAAGTTTTGGCCATAACGTTAATCATGATGGCCATTGCCACATTAAGCATCGGACTCATTCCGGGCTATGCAACGATCGGAGCCGCAGCACCAGTTTTATTGCTTGTTGCAAGAATGATACAAGGCTTTTCAACCGGCGGAGAGTATGCAGGTGCGATGACGTTTATCGCTGAATCTACACCTGATAAGAAACGAGGGTTTATGTCAAGCGGCCTTGAAGTCGGAACACTTGTCGGGTTCATCGCCGGATCGGGATTCGTTACTCTGCTTACCTTTCTGCTTGGATCTGAAACTATGCTTGAATGGGGCTGGAGAATTCCTTTCTTAATTGCCGCACCTTTAGGGCTGATCGGGTTTTATTTCAGATCGCATCTGGAAGAAACCCCGGCATTCCAGGCGATGAAGGAATCGGCAAAAGAGAGGAAACAGCAAACCTCCCTGAAACATATTTTTACGGAGCACTGGCGTTCCCTTTTGATTTGCATTGGCGTCGTTTTTTTCTATAACACCATAAACTATATGATTCTTACGTATATGCCCTCTTATTTATCAGAACAGCTTGGTTTTGGTGAAACAAAGGGGCTGGTCCTCATCCTATTTGTCATGATGGCAATGATTCCCTTTGTTTTGGCAATGGGATACTGGGGTGATCGGATCGGAAGAAACCGCCTGATTAAAGGAGCGTTAATCGGTACGATCGTTCTCAGCATTCCGGCGTTCCTCATGATGGGCACGGGTTCAAGCATTTTGGCTTTTCTGGGATTGCTGACCCTGAGCTGTTTGTTTACAGCCTTTCAAGGCACATTACCTGCAGCATTGCCGTCGTTTTTTTTCACAGAGGTACGATATGGTTCCTTGGCGATAACGTACAATGTTTCAACCTCCATCTTTGGCGGAACTACACCTTTAATCGTAGCATGGCTCGTTAAAGCAACGAATAACAGTATGCTGCCGGCTTATTATTTGATCACGGTCTGTGTTATCGGGATCGTTGTAGTAGCATTATTCGTTAAAGAAACAGCAGGAAGATCATTAAGGGGATCGTACCCCGCTGTAGAAGATCCTAGTGAGATAAAGGAAATACTAATAAATTCAGAGGAAGCTTTGTGGTGGAAGGAAGAAGTTCGGGAGAGAAATGAAAGAGCAGCATTGAAAGAAAAAATAAGCATTTTGGGATCTCAGCAGAAAAATGTAGGAAACATCCGATAAAATTGTTGCAGGCTGCCGAGGCTGATTCGGCAGCCTTTTTATATGAAAATGGTTAGTTTGGGATTGATTTAGGGAAATGGTTTAGTACAACAACTTTTAATTTTATGTAGTATGAGGAGGCACGCTGTGGATAGAAAAAATAGTAATAGATTACAAAAAGAAGATATTACGGTTGTTGATACAAAAATCGCAAAACAATCGATACTGGGGACCTCGCTCGGTAATGCCATGGAATGGTTTGATTTTGGTATTTATTCTTATTTAGCGGTAACCATTGGCAAAGTGTTTTTTCCTGAAGTCGATTCTTCTGCCCAGGTGATTTATGCTTTTGCGACATTTGCAGTAGCATTTATCGCGAGGCCGATCGGCGGTGTAGTGTTTGGAATAATGGGTGACCGTTTAGGGCGAAAAAAGGTACTGGCCATTACATTGATCATGATGGCGATTGCAACACTCAGTCTCGGGCTAATACCCGGCTATAAGTCGATCGGGATTGTGGCGCCCATCCTTCTGCTGGTTGCCAGATTGGTGCAAGGCTTCTCAACCGGCGGTGAATACGCTGGGGCCATGACGTTTATTGCAGAATCAACACCGGATAAAAAGCGCAGTTTTATGTCAAGCGTTTTAGAGGTAGGAACTTTGGCCGGCTATATTGCTGGTTCAGGGCTTGTGACCCTGCTGACCTTTATTCTAGGTTCGGAAGCCATGCTGGAATGGGGCTGGAGAATTCCGTTCTTTATTGCAGCTCCACTAGGTTTAATCGGTTTATATTTCCGTTCTCACCTCGAGGAAACACCTGCTTTTCAGGCAATGGAGGAAGAACAAGAGGAAAAGAAGAAGGATTCGTCTCTTAAAGAAATTTTCCTCAATCATTGGAGATCCCTATTGATCTGTGTAGGCATTGTGCTCTTTTACAATACAATTGTCTACATGGTGCTAACCTATATGCCGACTTACCTTTCTGAACAGATTGGTTATGGAGAAACAAAAGGGCTGCTGCTCATTCTCATTGTAATGGTTATTATGATTCCTTTCGTTTTGGGGATGGGGTATTTGGGTGACCGGATTGGAAGAAATAAAGTTTTGATAGGAGCTTTGGTTCTAACCATTCTTTTGAGCATACCGGCCTTTATGCTAGCAGGGAATGAAAATGGCAATAATGCCTTCTTCGGAGTGCTGATTCTGGGATGTCTGCTCACCGCTTTTCAGGGAACGCTCCCGGCAACACTTCCTTCTTTATTTTTTACAAACGTTCGATATGGATCACTAGCCATCACTTACAATGTCTCTACTTCCATCTTTGGCGGAACGACTCCGCTCATTGTCGCCTGGCTGGTGAAAGAAACCAATAATAAACTGCTGCCGGCCTATTATTTAATGGCTGTCTGTACGATCGGCATTGTTGTTGTAGCTTTCTTTGTCAAAGAAACAGCAGGCCGTTCATTGCGTGGATCTCTTCCAGCTGTAGAAGACCCAGGCGAGATCAAAGAGATCTTGCAGGATCCTGATGAAGCTTTATGGTGGGAAGAAGAAGTGCCAGCTAGTGAGGGGAAACCGGTTGGTGAGAGTAAACAAGCGTAAAACTATATTTAATGAGGCTGTCGAGGAGACTTGGCAGCCTGTTTGATGGTGTCTCGTCGGCGAATTGAACCAAACTCAGAAATGGCAGGTTAAAAGAGGATTAGCAGACTGAGGGAAGAATAGTTTTTTAGAAGACATGGAATAGAGAAAGGAAGTTACAGATGAAATTGGAAACAGAGCGGTTATTCATCATACCCTGCAGCAAACCATACATAGAATCGCTATCGACTGATGCATATCCAATCAGAAACCAAATTAAGTCCCACGTTGAACGGTTAGAACAAGACCCTGAGCTATACGGATGGGGTGTGTGGCTGGTCACAGAAAAGGAAACGGGAATGATTGTCGGAGATATTGGATTCAAAGGGAAACCCAGTGCCGAACGAACAGTAGAGGTCGGTTATGGTATCATTCCGTCTGCTCAGCAAAAAGGATACGCCACCGAATCAGTAAAGGCGATAATCGATTGGGCCTTTACTTCTGACCAAGTTAACCGCGTCATTGCAGAATGCCTGATAAACAATGATCCTTCCATTCGGGTATTGGAAAAAATAAACATGAAGCGTTTAGGGCAAGAGGGTGAAATGCTGAATTGGGAGCTAAAAAAGGAAGAAGCGGGATTGACTAAGAATACTGCAGCGTTCTCATGATATGAGGGCTGCTTTTTTATTTTAGTAAAACTTTCAATTCATTTTATGATAAACTGTAAGTAATTGGTATTTATTTGGGAATTGATCTTAAACATGGTCTATTTTGGTACCCGTCCTTCTGATTTCATTGGTTGTATCCATCTTTGCAAAAAAGGAGAAGAAAAAGAGAAATAGACTTCAAACAATAAGAGAATAAGCAATTGAAATAGCCTTCAATGGAAATGGGGTTTGTTGATGAAAAACGGCTGGGGAGCTGCGTTTGTGTTATCTTTTATCGCAGCAGGAATCTATTTATATGTGGTTAATTACGGGTACCACACCAAAAAAGAGGCACTGCAGAAGGGCTGGACGAAAGAAGCCATTGAATTAAACACGGAGAAGGTTCAATCGGTTCCTGTCCCCAATAGCCCTTATGTTCTGGAGATTACGAAAGCACCACATAAAATTTATGTTTTTAAAATAACAAATCATTTTGGTAAATATAAAGCATCCCTGGTTGGTGTAAATCTTTTATATCAGAGCATCAATAAAGATGGAATGTATTTTAACAAAAATTTACTGGAATTTGGTTTCGATACTGATAAACCGAGGAATAAAGATATTTATATTGATCATCAAAAAATGAAATACCTCTCTTTGGGCAAGTACTTTTCTAAAAGCAAGTTTGCCTGGAGCTACCAAAACTTATCCTTTTATTACCCTGAGCAACCAATGGAAACAAAGGCTATTGGTCCTGCATATCACTAAAAGCAGCATTTGAACGAGACATCATGTTCTTGTTCTTTTTTTAATTCATATAGATTAAAAAGCTGGAAAAACGGGTACTAGTACTTCTGACCTGTTTGTAATAAAAATGTAACATTTATGAGATGTATTCGTATTATTTTCTATAAAAATAGTATAAAATTGGTGTTCAGGAAAAATAAACTATTTCAGCATAGGGAACAGCATGGAACAATTTAAGGAGAGTTAATGATGGAAAAGAAAAATTCAGCTTCACGATTGGAAAGAAGAAAACAGAACAAAAGGCCAAAACGTTTTCGAAAATTCCTTACATACAGTACACTAACTTTTCTTGTTCTCTTTCTTTTAGTGGTTATTGGCGGGGGCGCAACCGTATTTTCAGTTGCAAAAGGCGCTCCTGAATTGAACCCCGAAAACCTGAAGTATTCACGTACTTCCACCGTCTATGACATGAACAATGAGAAAGTCGTTTCAATCAGCGGGAAGGAAAAGAGAGATTATGCTCACATTAAAGATATTCCGCCGCTTGTTCGGAACGCTTTTATTGCGACAGAAGACGTTCGATTCTACAAACATAACGGAATTGATACGAAAAGGGTCGCAGGAGCCATTCTTTCCAATATAACTCACGGATTTGGTTCAGAAGGTGCCAGTACAATCACACAGCAGGTTGTAAAAAACTCGTTCTTATCACCAGAAAAGACAGTAACTAGGAAGGTACAAGAAGCCTATTTGGCGATCCAGCTTGAACGGAAATATTCCAAGGATCAGATTCTTGAATTCTATTTAAATAAAATTTATTTCGGCAATAGTGCCTATGGAGTAAAAACAGCAGCAAAAACGTATTTTAACAAGCCTCTGGACCAGCTGACCATCGGCGAGGCTGCATTGCTTGCTGGACTGCCACAGCGTCCGAGCGGGTATGATCCATTCGTACATCCAGAATTAGCGGAACAGCGAAGAAATGTGGTCTTGTCGCTTCTGCACAAAAACGGATATATTTCTGAGCAGGAAAAAGTAAAAGCGCAGCAGCAGCCAATTAAGAAAATGCTTGTGAAACCTAAGAAGTCTCAGCCGAGATACGAAGCGTTTTTACAGCAGGTCATTAAAGACGCACGAAAAGAAGGCATTTCTGAAAAAGAACTGTTTGAAGGCGGATTGAAAATCTACACGACGCTTGACCAGGATGCCCAATCTCAAGCAGAAAAAATCTTATCAACGGAGGATTATGTCCGTTACCCAGACAATAAATTTCAGGCGGGGGTCGTTCTCCTTGATACTGAAACCGGCCAGATTCGTGCTATAGGCGGCAACAGGCTGGACGACAACAAACAGGCCATCAGAGGATTTAACTATGCGACCGATACAGAAAGACAGCCGGGATCGACGATTAAACCGATTCTTGACTACGGCCCGGCGATTGAATACTTGAAATGGTCTACGAGTACCCCGATCAAGGATGAGCCGCTCGAAATCAACGGCAAGCAGTTCCAGAACTGGGATAAAACCTATCATGGTACGCTTTCTATGAGAGAAGCACTCGTCCAATCGTATAACATTCCTGCCATTAAAACGTTCCAGGCAGTAGGAGAAGCGAACGCGAAACAGTTTGCAGGAAACCTTGGAATTAAGCTGGATACGATCTATCCGTCCTATGCGATCGGCGGATTCAATAAAGGGGTTTCTCCATTAACGATGGCCGGTGCGTATTCTGCTTTTGGAAACAAGGGCGTCTATCATCAGCCTACAACATTAAGAAAGATTGAATATCCGAATGGAGAAGTGAAGCAGTTTAGCCACCAGCCAAAAACTGCCATGAGCGATTACACAGCTTACATGGTAACGGATATGCTGAAGAGTGTTGTCAATAACGGAACCGGCCGCATGGCTCAGATTCCAGGATTGGATGTAGCCGGTAAGACAGGAACGACGAACCTTCCAGCCAATGTCTATGGCAACGGCTCGACCGATTCATGGTTTGTCGGTTATACCACACGCTATACAGCAGCTGTCTGGACAGGATATGATCACCCGGGCCAGGATGCTTATGTAAAGAAAGAAGACCAAGTGATCGCTAAGCTGATCTTTAAAGAACTGGTATCCCATGTTTCAGCAAATAAGCTCACTGCCGATTTCCAAAAACCGGGATCTGTCGTTTCACGAGGCTCTGAGCTTTACGTGCAAGGAACTTCGATGCCGGCTATAGCACAGCCAAGCCATAAGGAAGACAAAAAAGAAGATCCATCAGCTGATGCTGAAAAAGAAAAGCAAGATAAAGAAAAAGAGAAAAAAGAAGAAGACCAAAAGAAAAAAGATGATAAAGAAAAACCTAATGATGACGGTAAAACAAAACCGGATACACCGGTCACACCGCCTAAAGACGATCAAGGCGGCAACGATCAGGGTGGCAATGGCCAAGGCGGAAATGGCGGAACAGATCAGGGTGGGAATGATCAAGGCGGAGGCAAACAGGATAAGCCGACAGATCCAACAACCCCGCCTAAAGATAAGCCAGGAGATGGCACTACGAATCCGGGTAC
This genomic stretch from Fictibacillus marinisediminis harbors:
- a CDS encoding aldehyde dehydrogenase family protein, which translates into the protein MTTQVAGQKMFLAGKWVHRDRTIEVRDPQDNRMIDTVPAASREDMLACIEHAKEGAKIAAAMPVYERMAVIHKAADYIEANKEKYALTIAKEGSKTIREAAKETERCIQTLRISAEEARRIQGETIPFDQMEGNNNRVGYYQRFPIGIIGAITPFNDPLNLVAHKVGPAIASGNAIIVKPATVTPLSALLLAEAFAHGGLPTKVLSVITGHGSEIGDVLVTHPAIRMISFTGGVEAGEEIVRKAGLKKVSMELGSNSPVIVLEDADLHDAVESTVSGAYWAAGQNCLSVQRIYVQQSIMSDFERSFVKRTKQYIVGDKLSELTDIGPLITEKEAIRVESLVNEAVDKGAELLTGGKRNQAFYSPTVLKNIPDDSTIAKEEIFGPVVLLYAVADVDEAIDKSNEVSYGLQAGIFTKNIDKAQKAIARMDVGGIMINDSSDYRIDAMPFGGVKKSGLGREGIKFAIQEMTEPKVVCYKLSN
- a CDS encoding cystathionine gamma-synthase family protein, with the protein product MTNQNVKAGTKSVWAGEKEYLVHGATQVPVVLSVAYGYDDMDDWYDVAIGKKKGHIYGRNTNPTVQAFEDKVKILEGAESATSFSTGMAAISNTLSTFLVPGDRIVSIKDTYGGTNKIFTEFLPRQQIEVALCETGNHEQIEKEVAKGCSILYLETPTNPTVKITDIERMAKAGREAGALVVVDNTFGTPINQNPLALGADLVIHSATKFLGGHADALGGVVCGSGELVEKIYHFREINGATMDPMAAYLILRGMKTLQLRVRQQGENAMELAKFLQTQDLVEGVYYPGLETHPNHEIAKKQMKGFGGMLSFAVKGGVETVRDLLPKLQFANRAANLGAVETTVGPARTTSHVECTPEERAAMGIPEGLIRISCGIEDIEDIIADFEQAFQHVENALKV
- a CDS encoding M20 metallopeptidase family protein; this encodes MANHQFVAASVKGLNEKLIAWRRQIHQNPELSFQEFETSSLVAETLRRIPGMKTEIGVGVPTGVVGTLTSGEGPVIAIRADMDALPIQEKNAIGYKSGNEGVMHACGHDAHTSILLGVASLLADAFERGDIQGTVKFVFQPAEESIDEHGLSGSPYMVQAGAYDEADAAIALHMCPWLPAGAIQVNDGYSMANVDVFQGKIYGTGGHGAYPEQGADPIWMLGPVMQALHGIVARKVSAMESAVISIGEIHAGSASNIIPTEVSISGTIRSYSPEIRGMLASELEKAFSIVQPLGGEYSFKVDRGEPALKNHKTINKWFMEAARELYPEITIKRGPFGMGGEDFGYVTQKTPGAMFFLGCAEQGQDQRDLHTPFFDINEDCLPIGTAILAQTAIKYLKGEVFLPSREKVEVDTYGT
- a CDS encoding cyclodeaminase, with the protein product MYIFTEQELKQHISLNLDALSVVEEGFSYLAEDKVTMPPIMRVDVHDHNGEVDVKTAYVEGKDMFAIKVSSGFFNNYQIGLPSGSGLMMLISAKTGVPQAILLDNGYLTDIRTAAAGAIAAKYLSREKIQTVGVIGSGSQARYQVKALRLVRDFQEVLVYGRSVERATAYAEEMSAELGIEVKAVESAEAVVRNSDLVITTTPAKEPVIKAEWLHPGIHITAMGSDAEHKQELEAEVLAQAGRLVCDTIAQCERLGELHHAYDRGLLSREQPIVELGELTSQKTVGRQDEEQITICDLTGTGVQDTAIALFAFQEMLKRGLGLEIENKEAALKN
- a CDS encoding homoserine dehydrogenase; amino-acid sequence: MAHKLAFIGFGTVGQGLAEILRDKHEHLKAKEHFEAEIVAISDFNKGSIYHPNGLNINTVLQVLRETGNLENYPPAPGLVTGWDSLRTIRETNADSIIEVSYTDVRTGQPAIDHCRTAFLAKKNVVMTNKGPVALAYKELSELAKEEGVYWGFEGTVMSGTPSLRMPAAALAGNEITEIRGILNGTTNFILTKMEEEGVTYEEALKEAQKLGYAEADPTSDVEGYDARYKITILSNYVMNEPLLVEEVSCRGITDLTLTDIEEAKAEGKRWKLLAKARKENGKVNASIAPEKIDMTDPLASISGAVNAIAYDCDLLGTVTLSGAGAGKVETGFSLLIDLINIDREKKLVNI